One Chromatiales bacterium genomic region harbors:
- the pyrE gene encoding orotate phosphoribosyltransferase, protein MLDHQRRFLDLAFARDVLRFGEFKLKSGRLSPYFFNAGRFDSGASLGELARCYADAIVASGIGFDLLFGPAYKGIPLAAAVALAFEHHHGRDVPYAYDRKEAKDHGEGGSLVGAPVHGRVLIIDDVVTAGTAARGSIEKLRAAGAEPVALAVALDRQERGTGERSAIQELRETEGIDVIAVADLDALIEYARDQPQLAAHLPAIEAYRGQYGVSQSPVSRQPRA, encoded by the coding sequence ATGCTCGACCACCAACGCCGCTTTCTCGATCTCGCCTTCGCCCGTGACGTGCTGCGTTTCGGCGAATTCAAACTGAAATCCGGGCGTCTCAGCCCGTACTTTTTCAACGCCGGCCGCTTCGACTCCGGCGCCTCCCTTGGCGAACTCGCACGCTGCTATGCGGATGCGATCGTCGCGAGCGGCATCGGGTTTGATCTCCTGTTCGGCCCGGCCTACAAGGGCATCCCGCTCGCGGCCGCCGTCGCACTGGCGTTCGAACACCACCACGGACGTGACGTTCCGTACGCCTACGATCGCAAGGAAGCCAAGGACCATGGCGAGGGCGGCAGCCTGGTCGGGGCGCCGGTCCACGGGCGCGTGCTGATCATCGATGATGTCGTCACCGCGGGCACTGCGGCACGCGGTTCGATCGAAAAACTGCGCGCGGCCGGCGCCGAGCCCGTCGCGCTCGCCGTCGCGCTGGACCGCCAGGAGCGCGGCACCGGCGAACGCTCGGCGATCCAGGAACTGCGCGAGACCGAAGGAATCGACGTCATTGCGGTCGCGGACCTTGATGCACTGATCGAGTATGCACGGGATCAGCCGCAACTCGCCGCCCACCTGCCGGCGATCGAGGCCTACCGCGGGCAATACGGCGTCAGCCAATCACCAGTTTCGCGCCAACCGCGAGCGTGA
- a CDS encoding DUF4124 domain-containing protein has translation MENRLDRHPPKRAPAMHMILALAATMAAAQLPALAATYRFEDETGQINYSDRLPPEQSNRSRSVLDARGLTRQRVDPAGALAERERAAELDRLRKRVIAVVRAQRQDDVTLLRTFRSEADVDRVADNRMEIVDADVHRIERSIERLRALRNDQETKAAADEREGRGVSNTLRDEITALIRQIEQLTAQTFEKQRAREAIQADAAMQRARLAQLREIYGQKDRAGGADLAWGAAIEITECADIGACDTLWNQARAFVLTQNLPPVDLNGSVVLMTQRPVDDDGLGVILARLNAEEGESGQIMLDVRCRDTHAGRKYCDRAVDPFLARYRDALNTH, from the coding sequence ATGGAAAACCGTCTGGACCGGCACCCGCCCAAGCGTGCGCCAGCGATGCACATGATTCTTGCGCTCGCGGCGACGATGGCTGCAGCGCAGTTGCCCGCGCTCGCCGCGACCTATCGGTTCGAGGACGAGACCGGCCAGATCAACTACAGCGATCGCCTGCCGCCCGAGCAGAGCAACCGGTCGCGCAGCGTGCTGGATGCGCGCGGCCTGACCCGCCAGCGGGTCGACCCGGCCGGCGCGCTGGCCGAGCGCGAACGCGCCGCCGAACTGGACCGCCTGCGCAAGCGCGTGATCGCCGTGGTTCGCGCGCAGCGCCAGGATGACGTCACCCTGCTGCGCACGTTCCGCTCAGAGGCCGATGTCGACCGCGTCGCCGACAATCGCATGGAGATCGTCGACGCCGACGTGCACCGCATCGAACGCTCGATCGAACGGCTGCGCGCGCTGCGCAACGATCAGGAAACCAAGGCCGCCGCGGACGAGCGCGAAGGACGCGGCGTGAGCAACACGCTGCGCGACGAGATCACCGCGCTGATCCGCCAGATCGAACAGCTCACCGCGCAGACCTTCGAAAAGCAGCGCGCGCGAGAAGCGATCCAGGCCGATGCCGCCATGCAACGCGCGCGCCTTGCGCAATTACGCGAAATCTACGGTCAGAAGGATCGCGCCGGCGGCGCCGATCTCGCCTGGGGTGCCGCAATCGAAATCACCGAATGCGCCGATATCGGCGCTTGCGACACGTTATGGAACCAGGCCCGGGCGTTCGTTCTAACGCAGAACCTGCCGCCAGTGGACCTCAACGGCAGCGTTGTGCTGATGACCCAGCGCCCGGTCGACGACGACGGGCTCGGCGTGATCCTCGCGCGGCTCAATGCCGAAGAGGGTGAAAGCGGGCAGATCATGCTGGACGTGCGCTGTCGCGACACCCATGCCGGTCGCAAATACTGCGACCGCGCAGTCGACCCGTTTCTCGCCCGTTATCGCGACGCGCTGAACACGCACTGA
- a CDS encoding phosphomannomutase/phosphoglucomutase, protein MKGIRFSRKRPAPAAAAQRLRARTSVARVAFSTFVLTALLFVLLGMVLQWLNAREHERVQDDAARAIAVAVAQQVSDSFGLLAGNAAQLAADPLAVVALRDGSPAALAQAEQQLAARAVQVGRVHLLPPEVGVTPDRAAGDWFGYAAVDLARRAQRGATPPFEVHLYGESTRRVVVARPVRDGGKPIGSLLLMYPFDYLKSAVVAPAGAGLPVAIVQGESNELVRTTAGSVRGAARNRVDIPGTSWSVAWGSLAARESVAELLLFWGALVAALLLIGLATYLQFAQLRRHIRADGAGIVGIFDDALRLRLHENYPVRLTEFTPAYQQLRDRAREYVVKRRKSQRAAPESDAMPAIEAPALDLLEEGDFDPVRMLPVHVLRDSAICGLADEFVTPEGAFLIGQAVGSEAYERGQNEVFVARDVRESSAVLADALIRGLRKSGRTAIDLGVVPAPLLYYATLAAKPETGVMVGGGNSPPEFNGFEVVLRGELLTADALQSLRGRAVSKNLLTGDGALRNEDLGEAYIQRVVQDVALASRLRVVVDAGNGATGALAERLYRALGCDVVLINGETDPAFPARGPDVGVPAHMASLVRAIGKRRADLGLAFDAAGNRLLAVDKLGNAAFADRVLILFAYDILAANPGSDVVFDPLCSRYVPTEVVSSGGRPVLANGGFAAIHERMRATKAPLGGSFDGRLLFGDRWFGLPDALYAGARLLELLSADDRGSADFFAQAPQTASTPEFRIAFDEGEVQEFIAALEPEAHLPGARITRDYGIKIELPRGWGVVRPCEATPCIGIRFEADNAQALGEIAGRFKAMLIAANPHLPIPF, encoded by the coding sequence ATGAAGGGAATTCGCTTCTCACGGAAACGGCCGGCGCCTGCCGCCGCGGCACAACGGCTACGGGCGCGGACCAGCGTCGCGCGCGTGGCGTTCTCGACCTTCGTGCTCACCGCCCTGCTGTTCGTGCTGCTCGGCATGGTGTTGCAGTGGCTGAACGCCCGTGAACACGAGCGCGTGCAGGACGATGCGGCGCGCGCGATCGCCGTCGCGGTCGCGCAGCAGGTTTCCGATAGTTTCGGTTTGCTGGCGGGCAACGCCGCCCAGCTTGCGGCGGATCCGCTCGCCGTTGTCGCGCTGCGCGACGGTTCGCCGGCCGCGCTCGCCCAAGCTGAGCAACAGCTCGCCGCACGCGCCGTCCAGGTTGGCCGTGTTCATCTCCTGCCGCCGGAAGTCGGTGTTACGCCAGACCGCGCTGCGGGCGACTGGTTTGGCTACGCCGCCGTGGATCTGGCGCGCCGCGCCCAGCGCGGCGCCACGCCGCCGTTCGAGGTGCATCTGTACGGCGAGAGCACGCGCCGGGTCGTGGTCGCGCGGCCGGTTCGTGATGGCGGCAAGCCGATTGGCAGTCTGCTGCTGATGTACCCGTTCGACTATCTGAAGAGCGCGGTTGTCGCCCCCGCCGGCGCGGGTTTGCCGGTGGCCATCGTGCAGGGCGAGTCGAATGAACTGGTGCGCACGACGGCGGGCAGTGTTCGCGGAGCGGCGCGCAATCGGGTGGATATTCCGGGGACGAGCTGGTCGGTGGCCTGGGGCAGCCTCGCGGCGCGCGAGAGCGTCGCCGAGCTGCTGCTGTTCTGGGGGGCGCTCGTGGCCGCGCTGCTGCTGATCGGGCTGGCGACCTATCTGCAGTTCGCCCAGCTGCGCCGCCATATCCGTGCCGACGGCGCCGGCATCGTCGGCATTTTCGATGATGCGCTCCGGTTGCGCCTGCACGAGAACTACCCGGTACGTCTGACCGAATTCACGCCCGCCTACCAGCAGCTGCGCGACCGCGCCCGTGAGTACGTCGTCAAGCGCCGCAAGAGCCAGCGCGCGGCACCCGAGTCCGATGCGATGCCCGCCATCGAAGCGCCGGCGTTGGACCTGCTTGAAGAAGGTGATTTCGACCCCGTGCGCATGCTGCCGGTGCATGTCCTGCGCGACAGCGCGATCTGCGGTCTGGCCGATGAGTTCGTGACGCCCGAGGGCGCGTTTCTGATCGGGCAGGCCGTTGGCAGCGAGGCCTACGAGCGTGGCCAGAACGAGGTTTTTGTTGCGCGTGACGTGCGTGAGTCCAGCGCCGTGCTTGCCGATGCCCTGATCCGCGGCCTGCGCAAGTCCGGGCGCACCGCGATCGATCTCGGCGTCGTGCCCGCGCCGCTGCTGTATTACGCGACGCTGGCGGCGAAGCCCGAGACCGGCGTCATGGTCGGCGGCGGCAATTCGCCGCCGGAATTCAACGGCTTCGAGGTCGTTCTGCGCGGTGAACTTCTGACCGCCGACGCATTGCAGTCCCTGCGCGGACGGGCGGTCTCCAAGAACCTGTTGACGGGCGACGGCGCGCTGCGCAACGAAGACCTGGGCGAAGCCTACATCCAGCGCGTGGTGCAGGACGTTGCCCTGGCGTCGCGGCTGCGCGTCGTCGTGGATGCGGGCAACGGCGCGACTGGTGCTTTGGCGGAGCGGCTGTATCGGGCGCTCGGCTGCGATGTCGTGCTGATCAACGGCGAAACCGATCCGGCGTTCCCCGCGCGCGGGCCGGATGTCGGAGTGCCGGCGCACATGGCGTCGCTGGTGCGCGCGATCGGCAAGCGGCGTGCCGATCTGGGTCTGGCCTTCGATGCCGCGGGCAACCGGCTGCTGGCCGTCGACAAACTCGGAAATGCCGCGTTTGCCGACCGGGTGTTGATTCTGTTTGCCTATGACATCCTCGCGGCAAATCCCGGCAGCGATGTCGTGTTCGACCCGCTGTGTTCGCGCTATGTGCCGACCGAGGTCGTTTCCAGCGGTGGCCGGCCGGTGCTGGCAAACGGCGGTTTCGCAGCCATCCACGAGCGCATGCGTGCAACCAAGGCACCGCTTGGCGGGAGCTTCGACGGGCGCCTGCTGTTCGGCGACCGCTGGTTCGGCCTGCCCGACGCGCTGTATGCCGGCGCGCGATTGCTGGAACTGCTCAGTGCGGACGATCGCGGCTCGGCCGACTTCTTCGCGCAGGCCCCGCAGACGGCTTCGACGCCCGAGTTTCGCATCGCCTTCGACGAGGGTGAGGTCCAGGAATTCATTGCTGCGCTGGAACCGGAGGCGCATCTGCCTGGCGCACGCATCACCCGCGATTACGGAATCAAGATCGAGTTGCCGCGCGGCTGGGGCGTCGTGCGTCCCTGCGAGGCGACCCCCTGTATCGGCATCCGCTTCGAGGCGGATAATGCCCAGGCGCTCGGCGAGATCGCCGGCCGCTTCAAGGCCATGCTGATTGCCGCCAATCCGCATTTGCCGATACCGTTCTGA
- the xth gene encoding exodeoxyribonuclease III — MRVITVNVNGIRSAARKGFFDWLATQDADVVCLQEIKAQTDQLTDAVFFPAGYHCHYHPAERKGYSGVAIFSRERPTKIITGQGFDEFDPEGRYIEAQFPGLSVVSAYLPSGSSSDERQAAKFRYLGQMTEYLKLLRRRRREYILCGDWNIAHREIDLKNWRSNQKNSGFTPGERAWMDELFGTLGFVDAFRVVEPRAEQYTWWSNRGQAWAKNVGWRIDYHVVTPRLAGAVERAAIYRDERFSDHAPLTIDYRLPT, encoded by the coding sequence CTGCGCGTGATCACCGTGAACGTCAACGGCATCCGTTCGGCGGCGCGCAAGGGTTTCTTCGACTGGCTCGCCACGCAGGATGCCGATGTCGTCTGTCTGCAGGAAATCAAGGCGCAGACCGATCAGCTCACCGACGCCGTTTTCTTTCCCGCCGGCTATCACTGTCACTATCACCCGGCGGAACGGAAAGGCTACTCGGGGGTTGCGATCTTCTCGCGCGAGCGGCCGACGAAGATCATCACCGGCCAGGGCTTTGACGAGTTCGACCCCGAGGGGCGTTACATCGAGGCGCAGTTTCCGGGGCTGTCCGTGGTCTCGGCCTATCTTCCCTCGGGTTCGTCGAGCGACGAGCGGCAGGCCGCGAAGTTCCGCTATCTCGGACAGATGACGGAGTATCTGAAGCTGCTGCGCCGGCGGCGGCGCGAATACATCCTGTGCGGCGACTGGAATATCGCGCACCGGGAGATCGATCTGAAGAACTGGCGCTCGAACCAGAAAAACTCCGGTTTCACGCCCGGGGAGCGCGCCTGGATGGACGAGCTGTTCGGAACGCTTGGATTCGTCGATGCGTTCCGCGTCGTGGAGCCGCGCGCGGAGCAGTACACCTGGTGGTCGAATCGCGGCCAGGCTTGGGCCAAGAACGTCGGCTGGCGCATTGACTATCACGTTGTGACGCCGCGTCTTGCCGGCGCCGTCGAGCGCGCGGCGATCTACAGGGATGAGCGCTTTTCGGACCATGCGCCGCTGACAATCGACTATCGCCTGCCCACGTGA
- the coaBC gene encoding bifunctional phosphopantothenoylcysteine decarboxylase/phosphopantothenate--cysteine ligase CoaBC → MRILLGVSGGIAAYKAAELVRTLRRAGHEVQVVMTAAAAEFIGPMTLQALSGHRVRGALFDAEAEAAMGHIELARWAEQVVIAPASADLIARLATGMANDLLTTLCLATRAPLLLAPAMNHVMWANDATRENVARLRARGALILDPDSGEQACGEVGPGRMPEPDAIVAAIASPRVGALAGVDAVITAGPTREPIDPVRFVSNRSSGRMGYALAEAARDAGAAVTLISGPVALPPPRGVERVSVETAAQMHAEALARCAGAGLLIAAAAVADYRPGVVAAQKLKKGAGTAALELESTPDIVAAITALDPRPFVVGFAAETENLVANARGKLERKGMDMIVANRVGPGVAGGFESEVNAVTVLWPGGETELSLQPKPELARRLIDLIARELHARNRA, encoded by the coding sequence ATGCGGATTCTGCTCGGGGTCAGTGGCGGCATCGCGGCGTACAAGGCCGCCGAGCTCGTGCGTACCCTGCGCCGCGCCGGCCACGAGGTGCAGGTCGTCATGACCGCGGCTGCCGCCGAGTTCATCGGTCCGATGACCCTGCAGGCCCTGTCCGGTCACCGCGTGCGTGGTGCGCTGTTCGATGCCGAGGCCGAGGCCGCGATGGGGCATATCGAGCTTGCACGCTGGGCCGAGCAGGTCGTCATCGCACCGGCCAGCGCGGACCTGATCGCGCGTCTGGCGACCGGCATGGCCAATGATTTGCTGACGACGCTGTGCCTTGCGACCCGCGCGCCGCTGTTGCTTGCGCCGGCGATGAATCACGTCATGTGGGCCAACGACGCAACGCGCGAGAACGTCGCCCGGCTGCGCGCGCGCGGTGCGCTGATCCTCGATCCCGATTCCGGCGAGCAGGCCTGCGGCGAGGTCGGTCCCGGGCGCATGCCCGAGCCGGATGCGATCGTCGCGGCGATTGCCTCGCCGCGCGTCGGGGCGCTTGCGGGTGTGGACGCGGTGATCACGGCCGGCCCGACCCGCGAGCCGATCGATCCCGTGCGCTTTGTCTCCAACCGCAGTTCCGGTCGCATGGGCTATGCGCTGGCCGAGGCCGCGCGCGACGCCGGCGCGGCCGTGACGCTGATCAGCGGTCCGGTGGCGCTGCCGCCGCCGCGCGGTGTCGAACGGGTGTCGGTCGAGACGGCCGCACAGATGCATGCCGAAGCGCTGGCGCGCTGCGCGGGTGCGGGTCTGCTCATCGCCGCTGCCGCAGTCGCCGACTATCGGCCGGGCGTGGTTGCGGCACAGAAGCTGAAGAAAGGTGCCGGAACCGCCGCGCTCGAACTCGAATCCACGCCGGACATCGTCGCCGCAATCACGGCGCTCGATCCGCGGCCCTTTGTCGTTGGTTTTGCGGCCGAGACCGAAAACCTCGTCGCCAACGCCCGCGGCAAGCTCGAACGCAAGGGCATGGACATGATCGTCGCGAACCGTGTCGGTCCCGGTGTCGCGGGTGGATTCGAGTCCGAGGTCAACGCCGTTACGGTGTTGTGGCCCGGCGGTGAAACCGAGCTATCATTGCAGCCAAAGCCGGAACTGGCTCGGCGGCTGATCGACCTGATCGCGCGCGAGTTGCATGCAAGAAATAGAGCTTAA
- the dut gene encoding dUTP diphosphatase encodes MQEIELKILDPRIGDSIPLPHYATDGAAGLDLRACLDADCDLPPGATELVHTGLAIHIGRPDLAAVILPRSGLGHKHGIVLGNLVGLIDSDYQGELMVSVWNRGHDTFVIRPGERIAQLVIVPVVHARFVTVDEFTPSARGAGGFGHTGRH; translated from the coding sequence ATGCAAGAAATAGAGCTTAAGATTCTCGACCCGCGTATTGGCGATTCGATCCCGCTCCCGCATTACGCCACCGACGGCGCTGCGGGTCTGGACCTGCGCGCCTGCCTGGATGCGGATTGCGACCTGCCCCCGGGCGCGACGGAACTCGTTCATACCGGCCTCGCGATCCACATCGGCCGACCCGATCTCGCCGCGGTCATCCTGCCGCGCTCGGGCCTCGGCCACAAACACGGGATCGTGCTCGGCAATCTCGTCGGACTTATTGATTCGGATTATCAGGGCGAGTTGATGGTCTCGGTCTGGAACCGTGGCCATGACACGTTTGTGATCCGCCCGGGTGAGCGCATCGCGCAGCTCGTGATCGTGCCGGTCGTGCATGCACGGTTCGTGACGGTCGACGAGTTCACGCCGAGCGCCCGCGGCGCAGGCGGCTTCGGCCATACCGGACGACACTGA
- a CDS encoding sulfite exporter TauE/SafE family protein, producing MRPRRSSRECESLEHLLLAIVALIANAFSALAGGGAGLLQLPILIFLGLPFPVALATHKIAAVALGVGATARHLRERRLEWPFITFVLLSGLPGVVIGAVLILHVPDRTAEVALGCLTLALGIYSLLRPALGQQHAPTHRDTRGFLLGGAALFVIGVLNGSLTSGTGLFVTLWLVRWFGLDYRRAVAYTLVLVGLAWNGAGAVTLASLGTVRWDWLPALLIGALTGGYLGAHWSIVKGNLWIKRSFEVVTLAVGAKLVIG from the coding sequence ATGCGGCCGCGCCGGTCGAGTCGGGAATGTGAATCCTTGGAACACTTGCTGCTCGCCATCGTCGCGCTGATCGCCAATGCCTTCTCGGCCCTGGCCGGCGGTGGCGCCGGTCTGTTGCAGCTGCCGATCCTGATCTTTCTCGGCCTGCCGTTTCCCGTGGCGCTGGCCACGCACAAGATCGCGGCCGTTGCGCTGGGCGTCGGTGCCACGGCTCGCCATCTGCGCGAACGGCGGCTCGAGTGGCCGTTCATCACGTTTGTCCTTCTGAGCGGGCTGCCCGGAGTCGTGATCGGGGCGGTTTTGATCCTGCATGTTCCGGATCGCACGGCCGAGGTCGCGTTGGGGTGTCTGACCCTTGCGTTGGGCATCTATTCGCTGTTGCGGCCCGCGCTCGGTCAGCAGCATGCGCCCACCCACCGCGATACCCGCGGTTTTCTGCTCGGCGGCGCGGCGCTGTTTGTCATTGGTGTGCTGAACGGGTCGCTGACCTCGGGCACGGGCCTGTTCGTCACGCTGTGGCTGGTGCGCTGGTTCGGGCTGGATTACCGCCGCGCGGTCGCCTACACGCTGGTGCTGGTCGGGCTGGCATGGAACGGCGCGGGGGCCGTGACGCTGGCGAGCCTCGGCACGGTGCGCTGGGACTGGCTGCCGGCGCTATTGATCGGCGCGTTGACCGGCGGCTACCTCGGCGCGCACTGGTCGATCGTCAAGGGCAACCTGTGGATCAAGCGCAGCTTCGAGGTCGTCACGCTCGCGGTTGGCGCGAAACTGGTGATTGGCTGA
- a CDS encoding homoserine O-succinyltransferase, translating into MSLIAHRPLPTYERLAEEGFEVLSEPEARQQDIRELHIGLLNMMPDAALEATERQFFRLVASCNRIVQFYLHPFSIDGVPRGERGRAHIERYYTPFEQIREQGLDALIISGANVAGSTLPQEPFWPELVRVFDWAREHVTSVLCSCLATHALVEHEFGIARKPLGFKRWGVFEHRVVDRTHPLVNDINTRLDVPHSRFNDISRADFDGCGLHVLIESEVAGAHLAVSADGLRVVYFQGHPEYDSQSLLKEYKREITRWHTGERPDYPPLPENYFDETAQAVLGAYRGVVERSRAAGEPLPTMPETDIVDFLDNTWRDSAKAVVNNWLGKVYQVTDANRHSPFMPGIDPADPLGWHGQG; encoded by the coding sequence ATGTCGTTGATCGCACACCGGCCGCTGCCAACCTACGAGCGGTTGGCCGAAGAAGGCTTCGAGGTACTTAGCGAGCCCGAGGCGCGCCAGCAGGACATCCGCGAACTGCACATCGGGCTTCTGAACATGATGCCGGACGCCGCGCTGGAAGCCACCGAACGGCAGTTCTTTCGCTTGGTCGCCTCGTGCAATCGCATCGTGCAGTTCTACCTGCACCCGTTTTCGATCGACGGCGTGCCGCGCGGTGAGCGCGGGCGTGCACACATCGAGCGCTACTACACGCCATTCGAACAGATTCGTGAACAGGGCCTCGACGCACTGATCATCAGTGGCGCGAATGTCGCCGGCAGCACGCTGCCACAGGAGCCGTTCTGGCCGGAACTTGTCCGCGTGTTCGACTGGGCGCGCGAGCACGTCACCTCGGTGCTGTGTTCATGTCTGGCCACGCATGCACTGGTCGAGCACGAATTCGGCATCGCCCGCAAGCCGCTCGGTTTCAAGCGCTGGGGCGTGTTCGAGCACCGGGTCGTCGACCGCACCCATCCGCTGGTCAACGACATCAACACGCGGCTGGACGTCCCGCACTCGCGCTTCAACGACATCTCGCGAGCGGACTTCGACGGCTGCGGCCTGCATGTGCTGATCGAAAGCGAGGTCGCCGGCGCGCACCTTGCGGTGTCGGCCGACGGACTGCGCGTGGTGTACTTTCAGGGACACCCGGAGTACGACTCGCAGAGCCTGCTCAAGGAGTACAAGCGCGAGATCACGCGCTGGCACACCGGCGAGCGGCCGGATTACCCGCCGTTGCCTGAGAACTATTTCGACGAAACCGCGCAGGCCGTCCTCGGCGCATATCGCGGCGTTGTCGAGCGCAGTCGCGCGGCCGGCGAACCGCTGCCGACGATGCCGGAAACGGACATCGTGGATTTTCTCGACAACACCTGGCGCGATTCGGCCAAGGCCGTGGTGAACAACTGGCTCGGCAAGGTCTACCAGGTCACGGATGCCAATCGTCATTCACCGTTCATGCCCGGCATCGACCCGGCCGACCCGCTCGGCTGGCATGGCCAAGGCTAG
- the argB gene encoding acetylglutamate kinase, with product MIQDDPRAIARVLGEALPYIQRFAGRTIVIKYGGNAMVDEGLKSSFARDIVLLKQVGIHPVVVHGGGPQIGRLLERLGKPSEFVQGMRVTDAETMDVVEMVLGGLVNKEIVNLIHRHGGNAVGLTGKDGDLIRARKLVLKPSAPELKASEIIDLGHVGEVASIDPEVVHMLVRGNFIPVIAPIGVGEDGASYNINADIVAGRMAEVLGAEKLMLLTNTTGILDREGKLLTGLKAAAVDALIADGTIHGGMLPKVRCALDAVHAGVRSAHIIDGRVEHAVLLEMFTDHGVGSLIRG from the coding sequence ATGATTCAAGATGACCCGCGCGCGATTGCGCGCGTACTCGGTGAGGCATTGCCGTACATCCAGCGCTTTGCTGGGCGCACCATCGTGATCAAGTACGGTGGCAACGCGATGGTCGACGAGGGGCTGAAGTCGAGCTTCGCGCGCGACATCGTGCTGCTGAAACAGGTCGGCATTCACCCGGTCGTCGTGCACGGTGGCGGGCCGCAGATCGGCCGGCTGCTCGAGCGCCTCGGCAAGCCCAGTGAATTTGTGCAGGGCATGCGGGTGACCGATGCCGAGACCATGGATGTCGTGGAGATGGTTCTCGGCGGTCTCGTGAACAAGGAGATCGTCAACCTGATCCATCGCCACGGCGGCAATGCGGTGGGTCTGACCGGCAAGGACGGCGACCTGATTCGTGCACGCAAGCTCGTGCTCAAACCCAGCGCGCCGGAGTTGAAGGCGTCCGAGATCATCGATCTCGGCCATGTGGGCGAGGTGGCCTCGATCGATCCGGAGGTCGTGCACATGCTGGTGCGCGGCAACTTCATCCCGGTCATCGCGCCGATCGGCGTCGGCGAGGACGGCGCGTCCTACAACATCAACGCCGACATCGTCGCCGGGCGCATGGCCGAGGTGCTCGGTGCCGAGAAGCTCATGCTGCTGACCAACACCACCGGCATCCTCGATCGCGAGGGCAAGTTGCTGACCGGGCTTAAGGCCGCTGCCGTGGATGCGCTGATTGCCGATGGCACCATCCACGGCGGCATGCTGCCGAAGGTTCGCTGCGCGCTGGATGCCGTGCACGCCGGCGTGCGCAGCGCGCACATCATCGACGGTCGCGTCGAGCACGCCGTGCTGCTGGAGATGTTCACCGACCACGGCGTGGGCAGTCTGATCCGCGGCTGA
- a CDS encoding MFS transporter, whose protein sequence is MLFLGFSAGLPLLLVFGTLSAWLREAGVDRTTIGHISWVALLYGLKFVWAPLVDRLRIPWISGRLGHRRGWILLAQAGVIAGLVLMARSDPQADLEWMVWAALLVAFASATQDIGIDAWRIEAAPADWQGAMAATYQIGYRVGMIVAGAGALYIAEYASWQLAYQTMAVIALVGVATTLVIGEPERRIERDTWRAEERVVAYLQSSTHPPNAWRSVSAWFIGAVVCPFTEFFSRHGRTALLILLFIGLFRISDITMGVMANPFYIDAGYSKADIASVTKIFGVVVTMVGAVLGGVLTLRIGVFRMLFVSALLVALTNLIFAWLATQGPHIAYLVLVISADNLAGGMAGSVFIAFLSGQTNRAYTATQYALFSSLMLLPAKFVGGFAGAVVDAIGYPMFFIYAAGLGLPALLLIVLLARRLKPDGSSTRQDDAKLV, encoded by the coding sequence ATGCTGTTCCTGGGCTTCTCCGCTGGGCTGCCGCTGCTGCTGGTGTTCGGCACGCTCTCCGCCTGGTTGCGCGAGGCCGGCGTAGACCGCACGACGATCGGCCATATCTCGTGGGTCGCGCTGCTCTACGGGCTCAAGTTCGTCTGGGCGCCGCTGGTCGACCGGCTGCGCATTCCGTGGATTTCGGGTCGGCTTGGGCACCGGCGCGGCTGGATTCTGCTTGCGCAGGCCGGCGTCATCGCCGGGTTGGTGCTGATGGCCCGCAGCGACCCGCAGGCCGACCTCGAGTGGATGGTCTGGGCCGCGCTGCTGGTCGCGTTCGCCTCCGCGACCCAGGACATCGGCATCGACGCCTGGCGCATCGAGGCGGCACCGGCCGACTGGCAGGGCGCGATGGCGGCGACCTATCAGATCGGCTATCGGGTCGGGATGATCGTCGCCGGCGCGGGTGCGCTCTACATTGCCGAATATGCCTCCTGGCAGCTTGCCTATCAGACCATGGCCGTCATCGCACTCGTTGGCGTCGCGACGACACTGGTCATCGGGGAGCCCGAGCGCCGTATCGAGCGCGACACCTGGCGCGCGGAAGAGCGGGTTGTCGCGTATCTGCAGTCGTCGACCCATCCGCCGAATGCATGGCGATCAGTCTCGGCGTGGTTCATCGGCGCGGTGGTCTGCCCGTTCACGGAGTTTTTTTCGCGCCATGGCCGCACCGCGCTGTTGATCCTGCTGTTCATCGGGCTGTTTCGCATCAGCGACATCACGATGGGGGTCATGGCGAACCCCTTTTATATCGATGCCGGCTACTCCAAGGCCGATATCGCCAGCGTCACGAAGATCTTTGGCGTGGTCGTGACGATGGTCGGCGCGGTGCTGGGCGGTGTGCTGACGCTGCGCATCGGGGTGTTTCGCATGTTGTTCGTCAGTGCGCTGCTGGTTGCGCTGACGAATCTGATCTTCGCCTGGCTTGCGACGCAGGGGCCGCACATCGCGTATCTGGTGCTGGTGATCAGCGCGGACAATCTCGCCGGTGGCATGGCGGGCTCGGTGTTCATTGCGTTCTTGTCCGGCCAGACCAACCGCGCATACACGGCGACGCAATACGCGCTGTTCAGTTCGCTGATGCTGCTGCCGGCCAAGTTCGTCGGCGGGTTCGCCGGCGCCGTGGTCGATGCCATCGGCTATCCGATGTTCTTTATTTACGCGGCCGGGCTCGGTTTGCCGGCGTTGTTGCTGATCGTGCTGCTGGCGCGGCGTCTCAAGCCGGACGGAAGCTCGACGCGCCAGGACGATGCGAAGCTTGTCTAG